From Vibrio splendidus, a single genomic window includes:
- a CDS encoding DUF294 nucleotidyltransferase-like domain-containing protein: protein MPQSLLPNILQFIGQIDPFDKIPKEALRELASNVQITYLGKGDVVDLCESGKEKSLYIIRTGSMEQRKSDGVLRARLGSEDLFGFTFLDSEVNDEKGYRAIAIENTLLYVIPHSALQTLFKAFPSCAEHFASQAQVRLKSALDVVWSNKEKGLFIRKVEEVASGQVAIVKSEQTIQSVAVEMLHQRSPCAVIYEGDTIVGLITDRDMTKRVIAHGVSTDSLISEVMTHSPLTVKPDDLVLHAASIMMQFNIRNLPVVKENKVVGLLTTSHLVQNHRVQAIFLIEKIKYAGSVKTMSSFTPERQAIFEALVEGKVAPETVGKVMTMIMDAYTRRLIQIAIDKLGPPPCDFSWIVAGSHARNEVHMLSDQDSAIVLADDATDSDRIYFKHLAMMVTNGLASCDYPLCPGKFMAATPKWCQPLNVWKHYYKKWVANPEYERLLNISVFLEIRTIYGNSEFEGILRDELHTNIRGNREFLSTLVKDAVNTNPPLGIFNSLVLEKSGENKKTLNVKKYAINLIIDLARIYGLAVECDLSATDERFAAANEKGMLSDDAFKNILGAYQFILSFRFGHQLEALKNGDVPDNNINPDSFGSFERKHLKDAFRIIADLQEAAKIRFGAR, encoded by the coding sequence ATGCCTCAGTCTTTATTACCAAATATTCTTCAGTTTATCGGTCAGATAGACCCTTTCGATAAGATCCCTAAAGAAGCGCTGCGTGAACTTGCCTCTAATGTTCAGATAACTTACCTCGGCAAAGGGGATGTGGTTGATCTGTGTGAATCGGGCAAGGAAAAGTCGCTCTATATCATTCGAACTGGCTCTATGGAGCAACGAAAATCGGACGGTGTGCTTCGCGCACGTCTAGGTAGCGAAGACTTGTTCGGTTTTACATTCTTAGATTCTGAAGTTAACGACGAGAAAGGCTACAGAGCCATCGCAATTGAGAACACCTTACTTTATGTGATTCCACACTCGGCACTTCAAACGCTTTTCAAAGCCTTTCCAAGTTGCGCAGAACACTTCGCTTCACAGGCGCAGGTTCGCTTAAAGTCGGCATTGGATGTGGTGTGGTCAAATAAAGAGAAAGGCCTATTCATTCGTAAAGTCGAGGAAGTAGCAAGCGGGCAGGTGGCCATTGTTAAGTCTGAGCAAACCATCCAGTCGGTTGCGGTTGAAATGCTTCATCAACGCTCACCGTGTGCGGTGATCTATGAAGGTGACACCATTGTTGGTTTGATCACCGACCGAGACATGACTAAGCGAGTGATCGCCCACGGTGTCAGCACTGATAGCCTGATCTCAGAGGTAATGACACACTCTCCACTCACAGTGAAGCCGGATGATTTAGTGCTGCATGCTGCATCTATAATGATGCAATTCAATATCCGTAACTTGCCCGTCGTGAAAGAGAATAAGGTCGTTGGTCTCCTCACCACGTCTCACTTAGTTCAAAACCACCGTGTCCAAGCGATCTTCTTAATCGAGAAAATCAAATACGCGGGCAGTGTGAAAACCATGTCTTCGTTTACGCCAGAGCGACAAGCTATTTTTGAAGCGCTGGTGGAAGGCAAGGTTGCACCGGAAACCGTCGGTAAGGTAATGACCATGATCATGGATGCCTACACCCGCCGATTGATTCAGATCGCGATTGATAAGTTAGGCCCACCACCGTGTGATTTCTCTTGGATCGTAGCTGGCTCACACGCGCGTAACGAAGTTCACATGCTGTCGGATCAAGACAGTGCGATTGTACTGGCTGATGATGCGACAGACAGTGACCGTATTTACTTCAAACACTTAGCGATGATGGTGACCAACGGGTTGGCAAGCTGCGATTACCCGTTATGCCCAGGTAAATTCATGGCAGCGACGCCAAAATGGTGTCAGCCACTCAATGTTTGGAAGCACTACTATAAAAAATGGGTCGCAAACCCTGAGTACGAACGCCTACTCAACATCAGTGTGTTCCTAGAGATCCGTACTATTTATGGCAACAGTGAGTTCGAAGGCATTCTTCGTGATGAGCTGCATACGAATATTCGCGGCAACCGTGAGTTCCTAAGTACGCTCGTGAAAGATGCGGTCAATACCAATCCACCTTTGGGTATCTTCAACAGCTTGGTGTTAGAGAAATCGGGTGAGAACAAGAAAACCTTGAACGTGAAGAAATACGCCATCAACTTGATTATTGATTTAGCGCGTATTTATGGCCTTGCTGTAGAGTGCGACTTGTCAGCCACTGATGAACGTTTCGCTGCTGCCAATGAAAAAGGCATGCTGAGCGATGACGCATTTAAGAACATTCTGG
- a CDS encoding FadR/GntR family transcriptional regulator produces MAGHFNSISGSKRSLHVQVAREIARGILSGNLPQGSIIPGEMALCEQFGISRTALREAVKLLTSKGLLESRPKIGTRVVDRAFWNFLDPQLIEWMDGLADTDQFCHQFLGLRRAIEPEACALAAKFATAEQRIELSEIFQKMVEISSEEILDKERWLDIDMKFHSLIFNATGNDFYLPFGNILTTMFVNFISHSSEEGSTCIEEHRQIYEAIMAGNSDKARQASASHLLETNHRLPIAS; encoded by the coding sequence ATGGCTGGTCATTTCAATTCTATTTCAGGCTCTAAGCGAAGCCTTCATGTGCAAGTTGCACGTGAAATCGCCCGTGGTATTTTGTCGGGCAATTTGCCTCAAGGTTCTATTATCCCTGGTGAAATGGCTCTGTGTGAGCAATTTGGCATCAGTAGAACAGCATTAAGAGAAGCGGTTAAGCTTCTTACTTCAAAAGGCCTATTAGAATCTCGCCCTAAGATTGGTACTCGTGTTGTTGACCGCGCGTTCTGGAACTTCTTAGATCCACAATTGATCGAATGGATGGACGGTTTAGCTGACACCGACCAATTCTGCCATCAGTTTTTAGGCTTGCGCCGTGCCATCGAACCTGAAGCTTGTGCGTTGGCCGCAAAATTTGCAACTGCGGAACAACGAATTGAACTATCAGAAATTTTCCAAAAAATGGTGGAGATATCTAGCGAAGAGATTCTTGATAAAGAGCGTTGGCTAGATATTGATATGAAGTTCCATAGCCTAATCTTCAACGCGACAGGGAACGACTTTTACTTACCATTCGGCAATATCTTGACGACTATGTTTGTTAACTTTATTTCTCACTCTTCTGAAGAAGGAAGTACCTGCATTGAAGAACACCGCCAAATTTATGAAGCAATCATGGCGGGGAACAGTGATAAAGCGCGTCAAGCATCAGCGAGTCACTTGCTAGAAACGAACCACAGGTTACCAATCGCTAGTTAA
- a CDS encoding SDR family NAD(P)-dependent oxidoreductase: MFNDLKGKRILITGSTAGMGLATARIFAKYGAKIGINSRAFSPKVDDVLTELTALGGDVAFFPANLMDTLECERLVKEFTDHFGGMDVLINNAGGLGGRASLENIDDEFYERVMNLNVRSALMTTKFSIPHLRASAALSGQTSCVISTGSIAAREGGGVGAGIYAASKAWLHDIHRNWVKEFAQDNIRFNIVSPGTIDTAFHDGKSDDLKATIANNIPMGRFGNIDEVAPSFAFFASHACSGYITGQILDVNGGQITP, encoded by the coding sequence ATGTTTAACGATTTAAAAGGCAAACGCATTTTAATTACTGGCTCTACTGCTGGTATGGGCTTAGCTACTGCACGCATTTTTGCAAAGTACGGCGCAAAGATTGGCATCAATAGTCGTGCTTTCAGCCCAAAAGTCGATGACGTTCTTACCGAACTCACCGCATTGGGTGGCGATGTTGCGTTTTTTCCTGCAAACCTAATGGACACATTAGAGTGCGAAAGGTTAGTCAAAGAGTTCACCGACCATTTTGGCGGCATGGATGTGTTGATTAACAACGCAGGTGGCCTTGGTGGGCGTGCAAGTCTAGAAAATATCGATGACGAGTTTTATGAGCGAGTGATGAACCTAAATGTTCGATCCGCGCTGATGACAACTAAGTTCTCTATACCACACTTGCGTGCATCTGCTGCTCTATCGGGGCAAACATCGTGTGTGATTAGCACGGGCTCTATTGCCGCTCGCGAAGGCGGTGGTGTGGGTGCTGGTATCTATGCCGCATCTAAAGCGTGGTTACACGACATTCACCGCAATTGGGTGAAAGAGTTCGCGCAAGACAATATCCGTTTCAACATTGTTTCACCGGGCACGATCGACACCGCATTTCACGATGGCAAGAGCGACGATCTGAAAGCGACCATTGCTAACAATATTCCAATGGGACGCTTTGGCAATATTGATGAAGTTGCCCCTTCATTTGCTTTCTTTGCATCGCACGCTTGCAGCGGGTACATCACAGGGCAAATCCTAGATGTTAACGGCGGACAGATAACGCCCTAG
- a CDS encoding FadR/GntR family transcriptional regulator, producing MSIFTLVEDSSRRIHVQVARQIARKILSGELKENQKLPSEMELCEIFGVSRTALRESTKLLSAKGLIESKPKVGTRIKPRTQWHFLDPQLLYWIQDLEDTKPFLSQFLGLRKAIDPEACALAASNATVEQRKELSILFQKMTIAANGFDYQEWTTNDHLFHQTIFLSTGNQFYIPFANILSTIFKQFIDHSAEGGRFCLEEHKAIYDAIMSGNANQARIASQALLDDENQKLSRVELAIA from the coding sequence ATGTCAATATTTACATTGGTGGAAGATTCAAGCCGCCGAATTCATGTTCAAGTCGCGAGACAAATTGCTCGCAAAATCTTGTCTGGCGAGTTGAAAGAAAATCAGAAGTTACCTAGCGAGATGGAGCTGTGCGAGATCTTTGGAGTCAGCAGAACTGCCCTTCGAGAATCCACTAAGCTGCTTTCAGCAAAAGGGTTGATTGAATCAAAGCCTAAAGTGGGCACTCGTATCAAACCAAGAACGCAATGGCACTTTTTAGATCCGCAATTACTGTATTGGATCCAAGACTTAGAAGACACTAAACCCTTCTTATCTCAATTCTTAGGCTTAAGAAAAGCGATTGACCCAGAAGCATGTGCGCTTGCGGCATCTAACGCTACGGTAGAGCAACGCAAAGAGCTTTCGATTCTTTTCCAAAAGATGACTATCGCGGCAAACGGCTTTGATTATCAAGAGTGGACAACCAACGATCATCTGTTTCACCAAACGATTTTCTTATCGACGGGTAACCAGTTTTACATTCCGTTCGCGAACATTCTGTCGACGATTTTCAAACAATTTATCGACCACTCTGCCGAAGGCGGTCGTTTCTGTTTAGAAGAGCACAAAGCGATATACGACGCGATTATGTCAGGCAATGCGAATCAGGCTCGAATAGCCTCTCAAGCTTTACTTGATGATGAAAATCAAAAGCTGTCTAGGGTTGAATTAGCCATCGCATAA
- a CDS encoding MATE family efflux transporter, which produces MLFVSTQSYVRKNFSLAWPLALNGILMQSMLMIDTLLVSPLGEIPLAAMGIATTMVAFVLGIQMALANGTQLVLSRAVGSGITASLSKAFWAGLFINLGIATIFWFLLTFLEQPLIQALTDDKALYLEISHYLDISKYLVIFTALTQVIIALFNALGRTKIPFKGYLIELPINAVLSYGLIHGFSNFEGIGVQGAALGSVIAITLRLVYLVLCVYLSSAISLKLDAQRSEFMTNVRRHFIEIFPVAANVTMLLIGATIYQLLYSQLNINAYVAITLVMPWIRAVSQFITAWAHSSAITISQAIGSKKMDDLVKNVDTSIDIAVVISFVCAILFAGLSLVIGDIYPNLDESTYQALAVIAPLYIFLPIVRGYNTVHGNVLRALGKTTAVFKINFTGQWVISIPLCALIIFGLDGSIFWAFAIQPFEEIVKAFPFRHLARKSLKEFDADKAKELMYD; this is translated from the coding sequence GTGTTGTTTGTGTCTACACAATCGTATGTAAGGAAAAATTTCTCTCTCGCCTGGCCCCTAGCCCTAAACGGTATATTGATGCAGTCGATGTTGATGATCGATACACTGCTGGTTTCTCCTCTTGGTGAAATACCTTTGGCTGCCATGGGAATTGCGACGACTATGGTTGCCTTTGTACTCGGTATTCAAATGGCGCTGGCAAACGGCACTCAGCTAGTATTGAGCCGCGCCGTGGGTTCTGGCATCACCGCTTCATTATCCAAAGCGTTTTGGGCAGGTCTGTTCATCAACTTAGGTATCGCGACAATATTTTGGTTTCTGCTCACCTTTTTAGAACAGCCTCTAATTCAAGCCTTAACCGACGATAAAGCCCTTTACCTAGAAATTAGCCACTACCTTGATATCTCAAAGTATCTCGTCATTTTCACAGCATTAACGCAAGTGATTATCGCCCTATTTAATGCATTAGGAAGAACCAAAATACCGTTTAAAGGGTATTTGATTGAATTGCCGATCAACGCTGTACTTTCTTATGGACTCATTCACGGCTTTTCGAATTTCGAAGGTATTGGTGTTCAAGGCGCCGCGCTAGGCAGTGTTATTGCTATCACCCTTCGCCTTGTGTATCTGGTTCTTTGCGTGTATTTGAGCTCAGCAATTTCACTCAAATTAGACGCCCAGCGATCTGAGTTCATGACAAACGTTCGTCGTCACTTTATCGAGATATTCCCTGTCGCAGCAAATGTAACCATGCTATTGATTGGCGCAACGATTTATCAGTTACTGTATTCGCAACTTAACATCAACGCGTATGTTGCGATTACTTTAGTGATGCCTTGGATCAGGGCTGTCTCTCAATTTATTACTGCTTGGGCTCACTCTTCCGCGATTACTATCAGCCAAGCGATTGGCTCTAAAAAGATGGATGACCTAGTCAAAAATGTCGATACCAGTATTGATATTGCGGTTGTCATTTCTTTTGTGTGTGCAATCTTGTTCGCAGGATTAAGTCTGGTTATTGGTGACATTTACCCGAACTTGGATGAGTCTACCTATCAAGCATTGGCCGTTATCGCCCCACTCTACATCTTCTTACCGATTGTTCGTGGCTACAACACGGTTCATGGGAATGTATTAAGAGCCCTAGGAAAAACGACCGCAGTCTTCAAAATCAACTTTACTGGTCAATGGGTAATTTCAATTCCATTGTGTGCATTGATCATCTTTGGATTAGACGGTTCTATCTTTTGGGCGTTTGCTATCCAACCATTCGAAGAGATAGTTAAAGCTTTCCCATTCCGTCACTTGGCTCGTAAGTCTCTTAAAGAGTTTGATGCCGACAAAGCCAAAGAGTTGATGTATGACTAA
- a CDS encoding polysaccharide lyase family 7 protein: MFKKNILAVALLATVPMVTFANNGVSYPVPADKFDMHNWKITIPSDINEDGRVDEIEGVAMMSYSHSDFFHLDKDGNLVFEVQNQAITTKNSKNARSELRQMPRGADFSIDTADKGNQWALSSHPSANEYSAVGGTLEATLKVNHVSVNAKYPEKYPAHSVVVGQIHAKKHNELIKAGTGYGHGNEPLKIFYKKFPDQEMGSVFWNYERNLEKKDPNRADIAYPVWGNTWENPAEPGEAGIALGEEFSYKVEVKGTMMYLTFETERHDTVKYEIDLSKGIDELDSPTGYAEDDFYYKAGAYGQCSVSDSHPVWGPGCGGTGDFAVDKKNGDYNSVTFSALKLNGK; this comes from the coding sequence ATGTTTAAGAAAAACATATTAGCAGTGGCGTTATTAGCGACTGTACCAATGGTTACTTTCGCAAATAACGGTGTTTCTTACCCCGTACCTGCTGATAAATTCGATATGCATAATTGGAAAATAACCATACCTTCAGATATTAATGAAGATGGTCGTGTTGATGAAATAGAGGGGGTAGCCATGATGAGCTACTCACATAGTGATTTCTTCCATCTTGATAAAGACGGTAACCTTGTATTTGAAGTTCAAAACCAAGCGATTACGACAAAAAATTCGAAGAATGCGCGTTCTGAATTACGACAAATGCCACGAGGCGCTGACTTCTCTATCGATACGGCTGATAAAGGAAACCAGTGGGCACTGTCGAGCCATCCATCAGCAAACGAGTACAGTGCGGTTGGCGGTACACTAGAAGCGACACTAAAAGTGAATCACGTTTCAGTTAACGCAAAGTACCCAGAAAAATACCCAGCGCATTCTGTTGTGGTTGGTCAGATTCATGCTAAAAAACACAACGAGTTAATCAAAGCAGGAACCGGTTACGGTCACGGCAATGAACCACTAAAGATCTTCTATAAGAAGTTTCCTGATCAAGAAATGGGTTCAGTATTCTGGAACTATGAACGTAACCTAGAGAAAAAAGATCCTAACCGTGCCGATATCGCTTATCCAGTGTGGGGTAACACTTGGGAAAACCCAGCAGAACCGGGTGAAGCGGGCATTGCTCTTGGTGAAGAGTTTAGCTACAAAGTGGAAGTGAAAGGCACCATGATGTACCTAACGTTTGAAACAGAGCGTCACGATACGGTTAAGTATGAAATCGACCTGAGCAAGGGTATTGATGAGCTTGACTCACCAACGGGTTATGCTGAAGATGATTTCTATTACAAAGCGGGCGCATACGGCCAATGTAGCGTGAGCGATTCTCACCCTGTATGGGGGCCTGGTTGTGGCGGTACTGGCGATTTCGCTGTTGATAAAAAGAATGGCGATTACAACAGTGTGACTTTCTCAGCACTTAAGTTGAATGGTAAATAG
- a CDS encoding oligogalacturonate-specific porin KdgM family protein has translation MNSVTKIAAIVATTLLAGTATGATLDYRAEHKHEDDKYAHRIKIGGSTKIADETKLYFSVEQKFAPNAEGDIYNQLERGDSEFDWGVRYALDEKWYLQPGMPITFGDEKTTFKPQFRVGYKADFGLTTALRYRHEFQNYTDSSSSSLTKVNGDKIALAGETVQQGKFTLTGAYKFQDEDLKNLQLSYEANYVKSYEDQVKANGEDWEWDLGVKIGYKFDNLRPYVEFWTSDYGSAEENERQLKTRVGVTYSF, from the coding sequence ATGAACTCTGTTACAAAAATTGCTGCAATTGTTGCTACAACTCTTCTTGCAGGCACAGCGACTGGCGCAACTCTTGATTACCGTGCAGAACATAAGCATGAAGACGATAAATACGCGCATCGTATTAAAATTGGCGGAAGTACGAAAATAGCAGACGAGACAAAGCTATATTTTAGCGTTGAACAAAAGTTCGCTCCAAATGCAGAAGGCGATATATATAACCAATTGGAACGCGGAGATTCTGAGTTTGATTGGGGTGTTCGTTATGCGTTAGATGAAAAGTGGTATTTGCAGCCAGGTATGCCTATTACGTTCGGCGATGAAAAAACAACATTTAAACCACAGTTTCGTGTTGGGTATAAAGCTGACTTCGGCCTAACAACGGCTCTTCGTTACCGTCATGAATTCCAAAACTACACAGACAGTTCAAGCAGTTCTCTCACAAAAGTTAACGGCGACAAAATAGCATTAGCTGGTGAGACTGTTCAGCAAGGTAAATTTACATTGACTGGCGCTTATAAATTCCAAGACGAAGATTTAAAAAACCTTCAATTAAGTTATGAGGCGAACTACGTCAAAAGCTACGAAGATCAAGTCAAAGCGAATGGTGAAGATTGGGAATGGGATTTAGGTGTAAAAATCGGCTATAAATTCGATAACCTAAGACCTTATGTTGAATTTTGGACATCAGATTACGGCTCAGCGGAAGAGAATGAACGTCAGTTAAAAACACGCGTTGGTGTTACATACTCATTTTAA
- a CDS encoding polysaccharide lyase family 7 protein, producing the protein MKQITLKTLLASSILLAVGCASTSTPTADFPNNKETGEALLTPVAVTASSHDGNGPDRLVDQDLTTRWSSAGDGEWATLDYGSVQEFDAVQASFSKGNQRQSKFDIQVSVDGESWTTVLENQLSSGKAIGLERFQFEPAVQARYVRYVGHGNTKNGWNSVTGLAAINCSINACPASHIITSDVVAAEAVIIAEMKAAEKARKDARKDLRSGNFGVAAVYPCETTVKCETRTALPLPTSLPDTPLAGNAPSENFDMTHWYLSQPFDHDKNGKPDDVSEWNLANGYQHPEIFYTADDGGLVFKAYVKGVRTSKNTKYARTELREMMRRGDQSISTKGVNKNNWVFSSAPESDLESAAGIDGVLEATLKIDHATTTGNANEVGRFIIGQIHDQNDEPIRLYYRKLPNQATGAVYFAHESQDATKEDFYPLVGDMTAEVGEDGIALGEVFSYRIDVKGNTMTVTLMREGKDDVVQVVDMSNSGYDAGGKYMYFKAGVYNQNISGDLDDYSQATFYQLDVSHDQYQE; encoded by the coding sequence ATGAAACAAATTACTCTAAAAACTTTACTCGCTTCTTCTATTCTACTTGCGGTTGGTTGTGCGAGCACGAGCACGCCTACTGCTGATTTTCCAAATAACAAAGAAACTGGTGAAGCGCTTCTGACGCCAGTTGCTGTTACCGCTAGTAGCCATGATGGTAACGGACCTGATCGTCTCGTTGACCAAGACCTAACTACACGTTGGTCATCTGCGGGTGACGGCGAGTGGGCAACGCTAGACTATGGTTCAGTACAAGAGTTTGACGCGGTTCAGGCATCTTTCAGTAAAGGTAATCAGCGCCAATCTAAATTTGATATTCAAGTGAGTGTCGATGGCGAAAGCTGGACAACGGTACTAGAAAACCAACTAAGCTCAGGTAAAGCGATCGGCCTAGAGCGTTTCCAATTTGAGCCAGCAGTGCAAGCACGCTACGTAAGATACGTTGGTCACGGTAACACCAAAAACGGTTGGAACAGTGTGACTGGATTAGCGGCGATTAACTGTAGCATTAACGCATGTCCTGCTAGCCATATCATCACTTCAGACGTGGTAGCAGCAGAAGCCGTGATTATCGCTGAAATGAAAGCGGCAGAAAAAGCACGTAAAGATGCGCGCAAAGATCTACGCTCTGGTAACTTCGGTGTAGCAGCGGTTTACCCTTGTGAGACAACAGTTAAATGTGAAACACGCACTGCGCTACCTCTACCAACGAGCTTACCTGATACACCTCTAGCAGGTAATGCACCTAGCGAAAACTTTGATATGACTCATTGGTATCTATCTCAGCCTTTCGATCATGATAAAAATGGCAAACCTGATGACGTTTCTGAGTGGAACCTTGCAAACGGTTACCAACACCCTGAAATCTTCTACACCGCTGATGATGGCGGCCTAGTATTCAAGGCTTATGTGAAGGGTGTACGTACCTCTAAAAACACTAAGTACGCGCGTACAGAGCTTCGTGAAATGATGCGTCGTGGTGATCAGTCTATTAGTACTAAAGGTGTTAACAAGAACAACTGGGTATTTTCAAGCGCGCCTGAATCTGACTTAGAGTCGGCGGCTGGTATCGACGGCGTTCTAGAAGCGACGTTGAAAATCGACCACGCAACAACGACAGGTAATGCGAATGAAGTAGGTCGCTTTATCATTGGTCAGATTCACGATCAAAACGATGAGCCGATTCGTTTGTACTACCGTAAATTGCCAAACCAAGCTACGGGCGCAGTTTACTTTGCACACGAAAGCCAAGACGCAACAAAAGAGGACTTCTACCCTCTCGTGGGCGATATGACGGCAGAAGTAGGTGAAGATGGTATCGCACTTGGCGAAGTGTTCAGCTACCGCATTGACGTTAAAGGCAACACGATGACAGTTACTTTAATGCGTGAAGGCAAAGACGATGTTGTACAAGTGGTTGATATGAGCAACAGCGGCTACGACGCAGGCGGCAAGTACATGTACTTCAAAGCCGGTGTTTACAACCAAAACATCAGCGGCGACCTAGACGATTACTCACAAGCGACTTTCTACCAGCTAGACGTATCGCACGATCAGTATCAGGAATAA
- a CDS encoding methyl-accepting chemotaxis protein, whose protein sequence is MVAIVSSSALAFTNWFTLDLAADQVNQTIYNEIDHSLTIEINQIESTVQRTIDTVNSVAQEFMKSPYQVPNEALMHYAAKLGGIDKIVVGFDDGRSYTSRPSESFPNGVGIKEKYNPTTRPWYQQAKLKSGLSFSDQFFTKSTQVPMIGVTYSYQDRVIMADIRFDDLETQLEQLDSIYEAKGIIIDEKGMVVASTIENVLPQSNISSADTQMKLNSAIEQPDQFIEGVIDGNQRILMAKKVDIGSQKEWFMISSIDPELALNQLNGVMSSARILIVACVLGSVILMILLLNRFYRPIVSLRKIVHDLSQGNGDLTQRLAEKGNDDLGHIAKDINLFIIGLQEMVKDVKYKNSDLDTKVLSIREGCKETSDVLQVHTDETVQVVSAINGLSEASNEVEKSSQSAAEAAREAAVFSDETKQINTVTETYISDLEKQVCTTSDDIRSMANETQSIQSIVSVIGGIAEQTNLLALNASIEAARAGEHGRGFAVVADEVRALANRTQISTSEIDEALSGLQSKSDGLVKSIELTKSNCELTRAQVVQAVNMLAKLTEQMETVSRFNNDISGSSVEQNALIQSIAKNMHKIESFVEELNKLSQDQLTESAEIKTLNGSVSELMSSFKV, encoded by the coding sequence ATGGTGGCGATCGTCAGTTCTAGTGCGTTGGCATTTACGAACTGGTTTACGCTTGACTTAGCAGCAGACCAGGTAAACCAAACGATTTATAACGAGATTGACCACTCGCTAACGATAGAAATTAATCAAATAGAAAGTACCGTTCAGCGCACTATCGATACCGTAAACTCTGTCGCACAAGAGTTCATGAAATCCCCATACCAAGTGCCTAATGAAGCGCTTATGCATTACGCAGCCAAGCTCGGTGGCATTGATAAAATCGTAGTTGGTTTTGACGACGGCCGTTCTTACACTTCTCGTCCGTCAGAGTCTTTCCCTAACGGTGTTGGAATCAAAGAAAAGTACAATCCAACCACTCGACCTTGGTATCAACAAGCGAAATTGAAATCAGGCTTATCTTTTAGTGATCAGTTTTTCACTAAGAGTACTCAAGTGCCTATGATTGGTGTGACGTACTCATACCAAGATCGCGTCATCATGGCCGACATACGTTTTGACGATTTGGAAACGCAACTTGAACAGTTGGACAGCATCTACGAAGCCAAAGGCATTATCATCGACGAGAAGGGCATGGTGGTCGCTTCAACAATCGAAAACGTACTTCCGCAAAGCAATATATCTTCCGCAGATACGCAGATGAAACTCAACAGTGCCATTGAACAGCCTGATCAATTCATTGAGGGTGTGATTGATGGTAACCAGAGAATATTGATGGCCAAGAAAGTGGATATTGGCAGCCAGAAAGAGTGGTTCATGATCTCTAGTATTGACCCTGAGCTCGCGCTCAATCAGTTGAATGGCGTGATGTCGAGTGCGCGCATCCTTATCGTGGCTTGTGTGCTTGGCTCGGTGATATTGATGATTTTGCTTCTAAATCGTTTTTATCGCCCAATCGTGTCACTACGCAAAATCGTCCACGACCTATCTCAAGGTAACGGAGACCTGACTCAAAGGCTTGCTGAGAAGGGGAATGATGACTTAGGACATATCGCCAAAGACATCAACTTGTTCATTATCGGCTTACAAGAGATGGTTAAGGATGTGAAATATAAGAACTCGGATCTCGATACCAAGGTACTGAGTATTCGCGAAGGCTGTAAAGAAACCAGCGACGTACTGCAAGTTCATACTGATGAAACGGTTCAAGTGGTCTCTGCGATTAACGGCTTGTCTGAAGCATCGAATGAAGTAGAAAAGAGTTCTCAGTCCGCGGCAGAAGCAGCAAGAGAAGCGGCTGTGTTCAGTGATGAGACTAAACAGATTAACACCGTGACGGAAACCTATATCAGTGATCTTGAGAAGCAAGTCTGCACCACTTCTGATGATATTCGCTCAATGGCCAATGAAACGCAGAGCATCCAGTCTATCGTGTCTGTGATTGGCGGGATTGCGGAACAAACTAATTTGCTGGCATTGAATGCGTCAATTGAAGCGGCGAGAGCGGGTGAACATGGTCGAGGTTTCGCGGTGGTTGCTGATGAAGTCCGTGCGTTAGCCAACCGAACGCAAATCAGTACCTCTGAAATTGATGAAGCGTTATCTGGCTTGCAGTCTAAATCAGATGGTTTGGTTAAATCGATTGAGTTGACCAAAAGTAACTGTGAACTGACTCGCGCTCAAGTGGTTCAAGCGGTAAACATGTTGGCGAAGCTAACCGAGCAGATGGAAACAGTAAGTCGTTTCAACAATGACATTTCGGGTTCATCTGTTGAGCAAAACGCCCTTATTCAGAGCATTGCTAAGAACATGCATAAGATTGAAAGCTTTGTTGAGGAACTTAATAAGCTAAGCCAAGATCAGTTGACTGAATCAGCAGAAATCAAAACACTTAACGGTAGCGTTAGTGAGTTGATGAGCAGCTTTAAGGTTTAA